From the genome of Arthrobacter alpinus, one region includes:
- a CDS encoding nitronate monooxygenase, whose amino-acid sequence MFASPLIAAPMAGGTTTSAFALAARGAGALDFAAGGYKTAEALAEHLAPLRSEGTDFGVNLFVPRQGPLAPADAAALLRYRRELMPLAARLGASVPGLPFSPSDPRTQDFWAEKLQLLLTDPVPLVSFTFGLAPAAVVASLHRAGSRVLASVTSVAEALAAAETGVDALVVQHANAGGHSAAFLPPGHGAGESSVVQLVAAVRAAVALPLVAAGGIGDPTTAKAALAAGAVAVQLGTALLRTDESGAKALHKDALADPRYSATAITRAFTGKRARALVNDFVRDHGATAPDIYPEVHFLTGPLRAAAAAAGDAEALNLWAGTAWQKSQAGPVGAVIEGFLREL is encoded by the coding sequence ATGTTCGCATCCCCTCTCATTGCAGCACCCATGGCAGGCGGAACCACCACGTCGGCCTTTGCCCTGGCCGCCCGGGGCGCCGGGGCCCTGGACTTCGCCGCTGGTGGCTATAAGACCGCCGAGGCACTGGCCGAGCATCTGGCACCGCTTCGCTCCGAGGGCACCGATTTTGGCGTCAACTTGTTCGTGCCGCGGCAGGGTCCGCTGGCTCCCGCAGATGCCGCCGCCCTGCTGCGCTACCGGCGCGAGCTGATGCCGCTCGCGGCGCGTTTGGGCGCGAGTGTTCCGGGGCTTCCGTTCTCGCCCTCCGATCCCCGGACGCAAGATTTTTGGGCCGAAAAGCTTCAGCTGCTGCTCACAGATCCGGTACCGCTGGTCAGTTTTACTTTTGGTTTGGCCCCTGCGGCAGTTGTAGCTTCCCTGCACAGGGCCGGCAGCAGGGTGTTGGCCTCCGTGACAAGCGTGGCCGAGGCCCTGGCCGCCGCGGAAACCGGTGTTGACGCCTTGGTGGTGCAACACGCCAACGCGGGTGGCCATTCCGCTGCGTTCTTGCCACCGGGGCACGGCGCTGGTGAGTCAAGTGTCGTCCAGCTGGTCGCGGCGGTGCGTGCCGCCGTCGCGCTTCCCCTCGTGGCGGCTGGCGGCATTGGCGACCCCACCACGGCAAAAGCTGCCCTCGCCGCGGGCGCGGTTGCCGTACAACTGGGGACGGCCCTGCTGCGTACCGACGAGAGCGGGGCCAAAGCGCTCCACAAGGACGCCCTCGCCGATCCCCGATACAGCGCCACGGCCATCACGCGTGCATTTACCGGGAAGAGGGCCCGGGCGCTGGTCAACGATTTTGTCCGCGACCATGGCGCCACCGCCCCCGACATCTACCCCGAAGTACACTTCCTCACTGGCCCATTGCGGGCGGCAGCCGCAGCCGCCGGGGACGCCGAAGCTCTCAACCTCTGGGCCGGCACCGCTTGGCAAAAGTCGCAGGCCGGGCCCGTGGGCGCCGTGATCGAGGGCTTCCTGCGCGAACTGTGA
- a CDS encoding LacI family DNA-binding transcriptional regulator gives MTTSARASTTACVRQFPDQRMYSMERKFARGPAMRDVALAAGVSAQTVSRVLSEHPNVQDSTRRRVLAAVNQLGYRRNNTARALVTGQSKTIGVLTLATNNYSRSSLALGVELGAREAGYAVNSVTSALSTKALTDAVSRLVHQGVDGIVIAAPLLGAADQIRQLTARIPTVSTDGSSGVFKDLVGVDQELAAAIATTHLIDLGHKTVWHVAGPRDWSDAMARLESWRRTLRDAGKDVPPVLHGDWSPESGYRSGLILARMPEVTAILVASDEMAFGVIRALSELGRRIPEDVSVVGIDDIDLAAYANPPLTTIRQSFEDTGRRAVMHLVAQIANPDAESPPDLVAPTLIVRGSTAGPPRS, from the coding sequence ATGACAACTTCGGCCCGGGCCTCCACCACCGCCTGTGTGCGGCAGTTCCCTGACCAAAGGATGTACTCCATGGAGCGTAAGTTTGCCCGAGGTCCCGCGATGCGGGATGTGGCACTGGCCGCGGGGGTCTCGGCCCAGACCGTTTCCAGGGTCCTAAGCGAGCATCCCAACGTTCAAGACAGCACCCGACGGCGTGTGTTGGCTGCCGTGAACCAGCTAGGCTATCGGCGCAACAATACGGCGCGGGCGTTGGTGACGGGACAGTCCAAAACCATTGGTGTCCTGACACTTGCCACCAACAACTATTCACGGTCCTCACTGGCGCTGGGTGTGGAGCTCGGAGCCCGCGAGGCCGGATATGCGGTCAATTCCGTCACTTCTGCGTTGAGCACCAAGGCCCTCACGGACGCAGTGAGCCGGCTTGTCCACCAAGGCGTGGATGGCATCGTGATCGCGGCACCCTTGCTTGGAGCCGCAGATCAAATCCGCCAACTCACAGCACGCATCCCCACGGTGAGCACCGACGGCTCCTCGGGGGTCTTCAAAGACCTGGTGGGTGTTGACCAGGAACTGGCGGCAGCCATTGCCACCACGCATCTGATTGATCTGGGGCACAAGACGGTGTGGCATGTTGCGGGCCCCCGCGACTGGTCCGACGCGATGGCCCGGCTGGAGAGTTGGCGACGCACCTTGCGCGACGCCGGCAAGGACGTGCCGCCGGTACTCCATGGCGATTGGAGCCCCGAATCCGGTTATCGCAGCGGTCTGATCCTGGCCCGCATGCCGGAAGTGACGGCCATTTTGGTCGCCAGCGACGAAATGGCATTTGGTGTGATCCGCGCCCTCAGCGAGCTAGGCCGGCGCATCCCGGAGGACGTTTCTGTGGTGGGTATCGACGACATCGACCTGGCCGCTTACGCGAACCCGCCGCTGACCACCATCCGTCAATCTTTTGAGGACACCGGGCGTCGAGCCGTCATGCACTTGGTAGCCCAAATCGCCAACCCGGACGCGGAAAGCCCACCCGACCTGGTGGCCCCAACACTGATAGTGCGCGGCAGCACTGCTGGGCCACCGCGTTCCTAG
- a CDS encoding glycoside hydrolase family 35 protein, with protein MPTNPTLSAVQATGAAASTGGRASGGAPAQALSYADRKLFRHGRPHRIIAGAVHYFRIHPGQWQDRIDRLVAMGVNTLDTYIAWNFHQPSKGEPADFTGWRDVARFITLAGSAGLDVIVRPGPYICAEWDNGGFPSWAISDPEMVLRSCDPLFTSAVGAWFDELLPVLAPLQAAQGGPVIAVQIENEYGSYGDDAEYLRWNRKALKDRGITELLFTADGGTDYFLDGGSLPDTWATATLGSRGEEAYAVWERRRPGEPFFNVEFWNGWFDHWGENHHTRSAQEATAEVKKILDLDGSICLYMAHGGTNFGLAAGANHDGAIQPTVTSYDSDAPIAEDGKLTEKFYAMRKEFFAAAGRELTPVPAHLTSASAVVPACTFALKPGTTLLDFARAGEPVRSIKPLSFETLGLDRGLVHYTATTMLPVGESDVKIRGLHDRAYVWVDGSYAGVLHDGDGHNGLKVSGAGVKAVLEILVENQGRINYGPLFGQGKGILDGVLINQRYIFHWEQRAINLELPLARLLTVGAASEGPDEGLRGPGYFHGELVIAEPADTHLTLPGFGKGMVWVNGFLLGRYWEVGPQITLYVPGPLLRAGANTVTVLELEHAGNHAELLEAPSLGAIGVTHVEDLG; from the coding sequence TTGCCAACGAACCCCACACTGTCCGCGGTGCAAGCGACGGGCGCGGCCGCGTCCACGGGGGGCCGCGCATCCGGCGGTGCCCCGGCCCAAGCGCTGAGCTACGCGGACCGGAAGCTCTTCCGGCATGGCCGACCGCACCGCATCATCGCCGGGGCCGTCCACTACTTCCGTATCCATCCCGGGCAGTGGCAGGACCGCATTGACCGGCTCGTGGCCATGGGCGTGAACACGCTGGACACCTACATTGCCTGGAACTTCCACCAGCCATCCAAGGGTGAACCGGCCGATTTTACTGGTTGGCGAGATGTGGCCCGGTTCATCACTCTGGCTGGCAGCGCCGGGCTGGATGTGATCGTCCGCCCCGGGCCCTACATCTGCGCCGAATGGGACAACGGCGGATTCCCGTCCTGGGCCATCTCCGACCCGGAGATGGTGCTGCGCTCCTGCGACCCGCTGTTCACCAGCGCCGTGGGGGCCTGGTTTGACGAACTCCTGCCTGTCCTGGCGCCGTTGCAAGCCGCCCAGGGTGGGCCCGTGATCGCCGTGCAGATTGAAAATGAGTACGGCAGCTATGGTGATGACGCGGAGTACCTGCGCTGGAACCGCAAGGCTCTGAAAGACCGTGGGATAACCGAGCTGTTGTTCACGGCCGACGGCGGCACAGACTATTTCCTTGACGGCGGCTCCCTGCCGGACACCTGGGCGACGGCGACGCTTGGCTCACGGGGGGAGGAAGCATACGCTGTCTGGGAACGACGGCGGCCGGGGGAACCGTTCTTCAACGTTGAGTTTTGGAACGGCTGGTTCGACCACTGGGGCGAGAACCACCACACCCGAAGTGCGCAGGAGGCCACGGCCGAGGTCAAAAAGATCCTGGACCTTGACGGCTCCATCTGCCTGTACATGGCCCACGGCGGAACAAACTTTGGCCTGGCCGCAGGAGCCAACCACGACGGCGCCATCCAGCCTACGGTGACCAGCTACGACTCCGATGCGCCGATCGCCGAAGACGGGAAACTGACCGAAAAGTTTTATGCCATGCGGAAGGAGTTCTTCGCCGCTGCTGGCCGCGAACTCACGCCTGTCCCGGCCCACCTGACAAGCGCGAGCGCCGTCGTCCCCGCCTGCACCTTTGCACTGAAGCCAGGCACAACCCTGCTGGATTTTGCTCGGGCGGGGGAGCCGGTACGCAGCATCAAGCCACTGTCCTTTGAAACGTTGGGGCTTGACCGCGGTCTGGTGCACTACACGGCAACGACCATGCTGCCCGTTGGCGAAAGTGACGTCAAAATCCGCGGCCTGCACGACAGGGCCTACGTGTGGGTCGACGGCAGCTATGCCGGGGTCCTCCATGACGGTGACGGCCATAATGGTCTGAAGGTTTCCGGCGCGGGGGTCAAAGCAGTCTTGGAAATCTTGGTGGAGAACCAGGGGCGCATCAACTACGGCCCGCTCTTTGGCCAGGGCAAGGGAATCCTCGACGGCGTCCTGATCAACCAGCGCTACATTTTCCATTGGGAGCAGCGCGCCATCAACCTGGAGCTGCCGCTGGCACGGCTGCTGACGGTGGGCGCAGCCTCTGAAGGCCCGGACGAAGGGTTGCGTGGCCCCGGATATTTCCACGGTGAGCTGGTCATCGCCGAACCGGCGGACACCCACCTGACCCTGCCCGGCTTTGGCAAGGGAATGGTGTGGGTCAATGGTTTCCTCCTGGGCAGGTACTGGGAAGTGGGCCCGCAAATAACGTTGTATGTCCCGGGCCCGCTGCTCAGGGCAGGCGCCAACACTGTCACCGTCCTGGAACTGGAACACGCCGGGAACCACGCAGAACTCTTGGAGGCCCCGTCACTGGGGGCCATTGGCGTGACTCATGTGGAGGACCTCGGCTAG
- a CDS encoding N-acetylglucosamine kinase has protein sequence MSNDTFNSVTPPDSFAGPGSFVGLDIGGSKTRGILWVNGAIAADASVGSANVQNVSVETARQNMAELFARLDVGDVQVVFAGAGGVDTDDDAAALRGLIAPFVPGARITVVHDTRLLLAAGGSTTGVAVIAGTGSAAWGANADGAQARAGGWGYLLGDEGSGYWLGREAVRYSLHRMDLGAPPDELTQGLLKYCQLEEPGELIGHFHQGTTRRYWAAASPVIFAAAVKGHAHALALVEQAGADLAQMAYQVANQLGITGPIVLGSGLGSNVPALQQAFIKHLAAKGVTDVRILRQDPIAGVPLLVKTQQS, from the coding sequence GTGAGCAATGACACTTTCAATTCCGTGACCCCGCCCGACTCTTTCGCGGGGCCCGGCTCCTTCGTGGGCCTTGATATCGGCGGTTCCAAAACCCGTGGCATCCTTTGGGTCAACGGCGCCATCGCTGCCGACGCCAGCGTGGGCAGCGCCAATGTCCAAAACGTCAGTGTGGAGACGGCCCGCCAAAACATGGCCGAGCTTTTTGCCCGGTTGGACGTGGGCGACGTTCAGGTGGTTTTCGCTGGTGCCGGCGGGGTGGACACGGACGACGACGCCGCCGCCTTGCGCGGGCTCATCGCACCCTTCGTGCCCGGCGCCCGGATCACGGTGGTTCATGACACCCGTTTGCTGTTGGCAGCTGGCGGCTCGACCACGGGTGTGGCCGTCATCGCAGGAACCGGGTCGGCGGCGTGGGGGGCCAATGCCGACGGCGCCCAGGCGCGGGCCGGTGGGTGGGGATACCTGCTCGGTGATGAAGGCAGCGGTTATTGGTTAGGACGCGAGGCCGTCCGGTACAGTCTGCACCGAATGGACCTGGGGGCCCCACCCGACGAACTGACGCAAGGGCTCCTGAAGTATTGCCAGCTCGAGGAACCCGGCGAACTTATTGGCCACTTTCACCAAGGCACCACCCGGCGCTACTGGGCGGCGGCATCCCCGGTGATCTTTGCCGCAGCGGTCAAAGGGCATGCCCATGCCCTTGCGTTGGTGGAGCAGGCCGGCGCAGATCTGGCGCAGATGGCGTACCAGGTGGCGAACCAGCTCGGGATTACAGGCCCCATCGTGTTGGGCAGCGGATTGGGCAGCAATGTCCCGGCGCTCCAACAAGCCTTCATCAAGCATCTCGCGGCAAAGGGAGTCACCGATGTGCGAATCTTGAGGCAAGACCCCATTGCCGGTGTGCCGTTGCTGGTCAAGACACAGCAGTCGTAG
- a CDS encoding glycine betaine ABC transporter substrate-binding protein, with product MRLQRIAAVFGVAAVLLSGATACTRTPIVAIPSVSQTAGDTPLRVGTPAVPDGGVPLEGELLANVYAAALNAAGLSAVVTPEDAADPTLLSQLESGAVDIMPGYSSTFLEGLTPASPAASSTTSATSSTTMSSAAKEPVSGSQVLDALKKALPPYVSMANATSAEDDDSIVVTTVTAEKYQLKTIADLAKVCDKLVFGGSAEFRTKDRGLSVLASDYNCVPQSYEELASTKSELLLALLRADVQVADIHSSSPAITDNALVVLADTKQVFRPQTVVPVLSSKKVSDDVTGVINKVSAALNNDALTNLNRLSMDSHFGSMSEVATAWLVEVGLVKATS from the coding sequence ATGCGCCTGCAGCGAATTGCCGCCGTTTTCGGTGTGGCTGCCGTGCTTCTCTCCGGCGCCACCGCGTGTACCCGCACGCCAATTGTCGCCATTCCCAGTGTCTCGCAGACCGCCGGAGACACCCCGCTGAGGGTGGGAACCCCGGCTGTTCCCGACGGCGGGGTCCCCTTGGAGGGGGAACTGCTGGCGAACGTTTATGCCGCAGCCTTGAACGCGGCGGGCCTTAGCGCGGTGGTGACACCTGAGGACGCCGCAGATCCCACCCTGCTCAGCCAGCTGGAGAGCGGCGCGGTGGACATCATGCCCGGCTACTCCAGCACGTTCTTGGAGGGGCTGACGCCGGCCTCCCCCGCGGCGTCCTCCACCACGTCGGCCACGTCGTCAACCACCATGTCGTCGGCTGCGAAGGAGCCCGTCAGCGGCTCCCAGGTCTTGGACGCCTTGAAGAAAGCACTCCCGCCCTATGTTTCGATGGCCAATGCCACCAGCGCGGAGGATGATGACAGCATTGTTGTCACCACCGTCACGGCGGAAAAATACCAGCTGAAAACCATCGCAGACCTCGCGAAGGTCTGTGACAAGCTCGTGTTCGGCGGGTCTGCGGAGTTCCGCACCAAAGACCGGGGGCTGTCAGTACTGGCCAGCGACTACAACTGCGTCCCGCAAAGTTATGAGGAGTTGGCGAGCACCAAGTCCGAGCTGCTGCTCGCCCTGCTCCGCGCGGATGTTCAGGTGGCTGACATCCACAGTTCCTCACCCGCCATTACCGACAACGCGCTGGTGGTCCTGGCGGACACCAAGCAGGTTTTCAGGCCGCAGACCGTGGTGCCCGTGCTGTCGAGCAAGAAAGTCTCCGATGACGTGACGGGGGTCATCAACAAGGTCAGTGCTGCATTGAACAATGACGCACTGACCAACCTGAACCGCTTGTCCATGGACAGCCACTTCGGTTCCATGTCCGAGGTAGCCACCGCATGGCTGGTGGAAGTCGGCCTGGTCAAGGCCACTTCTTAG
- a CDS encoding MFS transporter translates to MVTVRDEAPFPGYGRGTNGYRRILAALACAGVATFAQLYSLQGLLPLISRDLGVSASQASLMISVATLGLAAAVLPWSFVADRWGRVRTMGLAVALATTFGLLVPAAPNFEILLLLRTLEGAALGGIPALAMAYLNEEINPLHAGAAAGAYVAGTSLGGLSGRLLAGPVADLSDWRLATLTVSLTGAAAAAAFLWLAPRPQGFSPVSGGGFTDMLARLLPPLRSKPLLALYAQAFLLMGSFVSVYNYLGFRLEAPPYLLPATAVALIFLAYLAGTVSSRAVADLAARFGRRTVLLASITLMVSGLLVTMAAALPVILLGLVVFTAGFFGAHSIASGWTGSMTATGRAQASSLYNLSYYAGSSVVGWSAGLIFQSLGWPALVGALTVLAAIAAALAAAMLPSGRVQPPGSAFR, encoded by the coding sequence GTGGTGACGGTGAGAGATGAGGCGCCATTCCCCGGCTATGGACGTGGTACCAACGGCTACCGGCGAATTTTGGCAGCACTCGCTTGCGCCGGTGTGGCGACGTTTGCGCAGTTGTATTCCCTGCAGGGCTTACTGCCGCTGATCTCCCGTGATCTGGGTGTCAGTGCATCACAGGCGTCCCTGATGATTTCCGTTGCCACGCTTGGACTTGCCGCGGCAGTGCTGCCGTGGTCGTTCGTCGCTGACCGCTGGGGCAGGGTCCGCACCATGGGGTTGGCCGTTGCCCTGGCCACAACGTTCGGGCTGTTGGTGCCGGCCGCGCCGAACTTTGAAATACTGCTGCTTCTGCGCACCCTTGAGGGCGCCGCGCTCGGCGGCATACCGGCACTGGCCATGGCTTACCTCAATGAGGAAATCAATCCCTTACATGCCGGGGCTGCGGCCGGTGCCTATGTTGCCGGGACGAGCCTGGGCGGGTTGTCGGGCCGTCTGCTGGCCGGGCCCGTTGCGGATCTTTCCGACTGGCGGCTGGCCACCTTGACCGTTTCATTAACTGGCGCCGCGGCGGCCGCAGCATTCTTGTGGTTGGCACCGCGCCCGCAGGGTTTCAGCCCGGTGTCTGGCGGTGGGTTTACCGATATGCTGGCGCGCCTGCTCCCGCCGCTGCGCAGCAAACCGTTACTGGCACTGTATGCACAGGCATTTTTGCTGATGGGATCATTTGTCAGCGTCTACAACTACCTTGGTTTCCGCCTGGAGGCGCCCCCCTATCTGTTACCGGCAACGGCTGTGGCGCTGATCTTTCTGGCCTATCTTGCCGGGACAGTGTCGTCGCGGGCCGTGGCCGATCTGGCGGCGCGGTTTGGCCGGCGGACAGTGCTGCTGGCCTCCATCACGCTCATGGTTTCTGGACTGCTCGTCACCATGGCCGCGGCGCTGCCGGTGATTCTTCTGGGCCTGGTGGTGTTCACAGCCGGGTTCTTTGGCGCCCACAGCATCGCGTCGGGCTGGACGGGTTCCATGACGGCCACCGGACGGGCGCAAGCTTCTTCCCTGTACAACCTCAGCTACTATGCCGGGTCCAGTGTGGTGGGTTGGAGTGCCGGGCTCATTTTCCAATCACTGGGGTGGCCCGCCCTGGTGGGGGCCCTCACCGTCCTGGCAGCGATCGCCGCCGCCCTAGCCGCCGCGATGCTCCCCTCCGGGCGTGTCCAACCGCCAGGTTCTGCGTTCCGTTGA
- a CDS encoding exodeoxyribonuclease VII small subunit — protein MTTATPNEDVATLSYEQAREQLVAVVNQLEAGSSSLEDSLALWERGEALAKKCEEWLEGAKARLAAARATTED, from the coding sequence GTGACCACCGCCACACCCAATGAAGATGTTGCAACGCTGAGCTACGAGCAGGCCCGCGAACAGCTGGTGGCCGTCGTCAACCAGCTCGAGGCCGGCTCCTCCAGCCTTGAGGACTCCCTAGCCCTGTGGGAGCGCGGCGAAGCCCTGGCCAAGAAGTGTGAGGAATGGCTTGAAGGCGCCAAAGCCCGTCTTGCCGCAGCCCGCGCTACCACGGAGGACTAA
- a CDS encoding pyridoxal phosphate-dependent aminotransferase produces MADFKQSTKLHNVLYDIRGPLLQRAQQMESEGHRIMKLNIGNPAPFGFEAPDAILVDMIRHLPHAQGYTDSRGIFSARTAVVQYYQTRGIHNIHVDDVYLGNGVSELITLSLMALLNTGDEVLVPTPDYPLWTASVSLAGGRPVHYLCDEDNEWWPDLEDLEAKITPRTKGLVIINPNNPTGAVYPRHMVQAMVDLARKHDLVVFSDEIYEKILYDDAEHINTAIIAGEDVLCMTFSGLSKAYRICGYRSGWLAISGPKARAADYLEGINLLANMRLCANAPGQHAIQTALGGHQSIEDLILPGGRLREQRDTAYRLLNEIPGVSVNQARGALYLFPKLDPEVYPIKSDEQFALDLLEQQKILISHGTAFNWVRPDHFRLVTLPNVKDLEEAVGRIAEFLSTYKP; encoded by the coding sequence ATGGCAGATTTCAAGCAGTCAACCAAGCTTCACAATGTTCTCTACGACATTCGCGGACCCTTACTGCAAAGGGCGCAGCAAATGGAATCCGAAGGCCACCGGATCATGAAATTAAACATTGGCAATCCGGCTCCATTCGGGTTTGAAGCACCAGACGCGATCTTGGTGGACATGATTCGCCATCTGCCACATGCGCAGGGCTACACGGACTCGCGGGGCATCTTTTCGGCGAGGACCGCCGTCGTGCAGTACTACCAGACGCGCGGCATCCACAACATCCACGTCGACGACGTCTACCTGGGCAACGGCGTCAGCGAGCTCATCACGCTCTCGCTCATGGCGCTGCTGAACACCGGCGATGAGGTGTTGGTGCCCACGCCCGACTACCCGCTGTGGACGGCCTCCGTCAGCCTGGCCGGCGGGCGCCCCGTGCACTACCTCTGCGATGAGGACAACGAGTGGTGGCCGGACCTGGAGGACCTGGAGGCGAAGATCACCCCGCGGACCAAGGGCCTGGTCATCATCAACCCGAACAACCCCACGGGCGCTGTCTATCCGCGCCACATGGTGCAGGCCATGGTGGATCTGGCTCGCAAACACGATCTGGTGGTGTTCTCGGATGAGATTTATGAGAAAATCCTGTACGACGACGCCGAGCACATCAACACCGCCATCATCGCCGGTGAAGACGTGTTGTGCATGACGTTTAGCGGGCTGTCCAAGGCTTACCGGATTTGTGGTTACAGGTCCGGCTGGCTGGCGATTTCCGGTCCCAAGGCTCGGGCCGCCGACTATCTTGAGGGCATCAACCTGCTGGCCAACATGCGCCTGTGCGCCAACGCCCCAGGCCAGCACGCCATCCAGACGGCGCTAGGCGGGCACCAGAGCATTGAGGACCTGATCCTGCCCGGTGGGCGGCTGCGCGAGCAACGCGATACCGCCTACCGCCTGCTCAATGAGATCCCAGGTGTCTCGGTCAATCAGGCTAGGGGAGCGCTGTACCTGTTCCCGAAGCTGGATCCGGAGGTGTACCCGATCAAGAGCGATGAACAATTTGCTCTGGACCTGTTGGAGCAGCAAAAGATCCTGATCTCGCACGGCACAGCCTTCAACTGGGTTCGCCCGGACCATTTCCGTTTGGTCACTTTGCCCAATGTCAAGGATCTGGAAGAGGCCGTCGGGCGGATTGCGGAGTTTCTGAGCACGTACAAACCCTAA
- the xseA gene encoding exodeoxyribonuclease VII large subunit, which produces MQDAPEQKIIPVTAAETSPENPWPLQLLSQKLKAHIEKAPPAWVEGQIIELNTRANVSYLTIRDMDAEVSLSVTVWGSVLGQLATPLERGARVVAQLKPDFWMKTGRLSMQGKDIRPVGLGDLLARIEALRRALAAEGLFDPARKKKLPLLPHRIGLITGRNSDAMKDVLRNAALRWPAVEFEVREVAVQGVNAVSAVIGALQELDADPRIDVIVIARGGGSLEDLLPFSHESLIRAVSAANTPVVSAIGHEADRPLLDEVADLRASTPTDAAKRIVPDVSEELRRVDQARIQLNRRIDQLLEREGDRLAQLRSRPALANPEAGLTARYDDVVRLRGRAQTAVRTQVSRHIDQLGHLRAQVRALSPQKTLDRGYAVVQLEDRSIVRQPAQATGGTRLKIRVAGGDFTAVANASPSTSK; this is translated from the coding sequence ATGCAGGATGCTCCCGAGCAGAAGATCATTCCCGTCACGGCAGCCGAGACCAGTCCGGAGAACCCATGGCCGTTGCAATTGCTGAGCCAAAAGCTCAAGGCCCATATTGAAAAGGCACCGCCGGCATGGGTTGAGGGCCAGATCATCGAGCTCAATACCCGGGCCAATGTCAGCTACCTGACCATCCGTGACATGGATGCCGAGGTGTCCCTCAGCGTGACCGTGTGGGGTTCGGTGCTGGGCCAACTTGCCACTCCGCTGGAACGGGGCGCACGCGTGGTTGCCCAGCTCAAGCCTGATTTTTGGATGAAGACCGGCCGCCTGTCGATGCAGGGCAAGGACATCCGCCCCGTCGGATTGGGTGATTTGCTGGCCCGGATAGAGGCCCTGCGACGCGCCCTGGCCGCCGAAGGCCTCTTTGACCCTGCCCGCAAGAAGAAATTGCCGCTGCTGCCGCACAGGATCGGGCTCATCACGGGCCGCAACTCGGACGCCATGAAAGACGTGCTACGCAACGCGGCGCTGCGCTGGCCTGCTGTGGAATTTGAGGTCCGCGAGGTGGCCGTCCAAGGAGTCAACGCCGTGTCGGCCGTTATTGGCGCCTTGCAGGAACTTGACGCGGACCCGCGCATCGACGTCATCGTCATCGCCCGCGGCGGCGGTTCCTTGGAAGACCTGTTGCCGTTCAGCCACGAGTCTTTGATTCGTGCCGTCTCAGCTGCCAACACTCCGGTCGTCAGCGCTATTGGCCACGAGGCGGACCGGCCACTGCTCGATGAGGTGGCAGATCTCCGCGCCTCCACACCAACCGACGCCGCCAAGCGCATTGTGCCCGATGTGAGTGAGGAGCTGCGCCGCGTGGATCAGGCACGCATTCAGCTCAACCGGCGTATCGACCAGCTGCTGGAGCGCGAAGGAGACCGTCTTGCCCAGCTGCGTTCCCGGCCTGCCCTGGCAAATCCGGAGGCCGGGCTCACGGCAAGGTACGACGACGTAGTGAGGCTCCGTGGGCGGGCCCAGACGGCCGTCCGTACCCAAGTCAGCCGCCACATCGACCAACTGGGCCACCTGCGTGCCCAGGTGCGAGCATTGTCGCCGCAGAAAACGCTCGATCGAGGCTACGCCGTCGTGCAGCTTGAAGACCGCAGCATTGTGCGCCAGCCGGCCCAGGCAACTGGCGGTACGCGCTTGAAAATCCGGGTTGCCGGTGGCGATTTCACCGCCGTGGCAAACGCCTCACCATCCACCTCCAAGTAA
- a CDS encoding PPK2 family polyphosphate kinase gives MSLPLGFSEYPSRLLKARAGFNLASAPTNAAPGFDGKKDDGVAALAARAPVLARLQEQLFAESRFGGKKSVLLVLQAMDTAGKGGIVARVAGAVDPQGVKLKTFKAPTDEEKAHDFLWRVRPAAPDPGMLGVFDRSHYEDVLIHRVHGWADEAELERRYAAINDFEAELAAAGTTVVKVMLNLGKDEQLQRLSARLHDPTKYWKYSPTDLDERVFWSAYMDAYQKVFERTSTPAAPWHVVPADKKWYARMAVQEILIDALGGLNLQWPTGDYDLTHERTRLTDA, from the coding sequence GTGTCATTGCCTCTCGGTTTTAGCGAATACCCCTCACGACTACTCAAGGCCCGAGCAGGGTTTAACCTTGCCAGTGCGCCCACCAACGCTGCTCCGGGTTTTGACGGCAAGAAGGACGACGGCGTGGCGGCACTGGCAGCGCGGGCGCCGGTTTTGGCGCGGCTTCAGGAGCAACTCTTCGCGGAGAGCCGGTTTGGTGGGAAAAAGTCAGTCCTGCTGGTTCTGCAGGCCATGGACACGGCAGGCAAGGGCGGGATAGTGGCCCGGGTGGCGGGGGCCGTGGATCCGCAAGGTGTGAAGCTCAAAACGTTCAAGGCGCCCACGGATGAGGAAAAGGCCCACGACTTTTTGTGGCGTGTGCGCCCGGCCGCACCGGACCCTGGCATGTTGGGTGTCTTTGACCGGTCCCATTACGAGGATGTGCTGATCCACCGCGTCCACGGCTGGGCCGATGAAGCGGAACTGGAACGCCGGTACGCAGCCATCAACGACTTTGAGGCTGAGTTGGCAGCGGCGGGGACCACCGTGGTGAAGGTGATGCTGAACCTAGGCAAGGACGAGCAGCTCCAGCGGCTGTCGGCACGGCTGCACGATCCCACCAAGTACTGGAAGTACAGTCCCACCGACCTTGACGAGCGGGTGTTTTGGTCCGCCTACATGGACGCCTACCAGAAGGTGTTTGAGCGCACCAGCACGCCGGCGGCGCCCTGGCACGTGGTCCCGGCCGACAAGAAGTGGTACGCCCGGATGGCCGTCCAGGAGATCCTCATTGACGCCCTTGGCGGGCTGAACCTGCAATGGCCCACGGGCGACTACGACCTTACGCACGAGCGGACCAGGCTCACGGACGCCTGA